The nucleotide sequence AGTTTCGCCTGCTCGCGAAGGGCGGCACCGAAGTGCTCGCCGCCAACACGCTGCGGGAGATGCACCGCGTGCACTGGGTCGACCCCGACTTCGACGCGACCTGGGGCCTCGGCTTCTCCGTCTGGCGGGCCGACAACAAGACGTTCGTCGGACACGGCGGGTCGTGCCCGGGCTTTCGGACGCAGTTGTTGATCAAGCCGGACGAGCGCGTCGCGGTCGTCGTCATGGCCAACGCCCAGGGAGTCGACACGGGCCGCTTCGCCGCGCGCATCTACGACCTCGTGGCGCCGGCCCTCAAGGCCGCCCTGAAGGCCGCCGACGGGGACGACGCGCCGAAGCCGCCCGACCCCGCGCTCGTCCCGTACCTGGGTCACTACGCCTCTGGGTTCGCCGGCGAGGTGGCCGTGGTCCGCTGGGAAGACGGTCTCGCCACGTTGGGTCTGCCTACGTTCAACCCCGGGCAGGCTCTCAGCAAGCTCCGCCAGACCGGCACGCACACGTTCCGTCGAATTCGCAAGGACGAGACGCTCGGCGAGGAACTCGTGTTCGAGATGGGCCCGGACGGCCGTGCCGCCCGGATCGTGTGGCACAGCAACTTCTACGCGCGGGTGCGCTGAGGGTCGGGCGTGGCCGGGGCTGAACAGCCGGCCGCCCAGCCACCGCGCGAACGGACGCACCACCGAGCGCACGCGGCGACGAAACGGCCGACGAGCCCGGGGCGTCTCACGGGACGACGCAGGTTTCGTAGCGGCCACTGCGCGACGAGGGCCACGTGCACCGGCGCGCTGGAGTATGACGCCATGCCCCCATCCCCCACGGCCGTGCTCGACCGTTCGGCCGCGCTCGAGTGGTATCGCAAGAACCGCGCGCGGTCGGCGGAGATCTTCGATGTGATCGACGAAGGCGCGTACTACTCACGCCCGATCGCCTTGCGCAATCCCATCGTCTTCTACGAGGGACATCTCCCTGGGTTCAGCGTGAACACGCTGATCAAGAAGGGACTGGGACGCGCGGGGGTCGACGCCCGGCTCGAGGACATCTTCGCGCGCGGCATCGACCCCGACGACGAGCAGTCGGCGGCGCCGCGGGGCAACGTGACCACCTGGCCGGCGAGAGTCGAGGTGCGCCGCTTCGCGGACGCCTGTGACGCGCTCGTCGAGCGGGCGCTCTGCGAGGATGCGGTTGAGCGCGAGGGCGCGCCCGTGCTCGATCGCGCCGAGGGCGTCTTCACGCTGCTCGAGCACGAGGCCCTCCACCACGAGACGCTGCTCTACATGTGGCATCGGCTCGACCTGCGAGACAAGCTGCGGCCGGCCGGTGACGAGCCCGTCACGGGCGTTGACGCGCCGACGCCATCCCAGGTGCTCGTGCCCGCTGGGACGGCCACGCTCGGTGCGCGGCGCGGCGCCATGCCGTTCGGCTGGGACAACGAGTTCGAGGAGCATCGTGTGGAGGTCGCCGCCTTCGAGATCGACGTGTACGACGTCACGAACGCGGCCTTCCTCGAGTTCGTCGAAGGAGGGGGCTACGGCGATCCCCGATGGTGGAACGACGCCGATCTTTCCTGGCTCGAACGCGAGCGCGTTCGTCATCCGATGTTCTGGGAGCGCCACGACGGCACATGGTACTGGCGAGGGCAGTTCACGCTCGTCCCGCTGCCGCTCGCGTGGCCCGTGTACGTGACTTACGCCGAAGCCGCCGCGTTCGCCCGGTGGCGGGGGCGTCGTCTGCCCTCCGAAGCGGAGTTCCACCGGGCCGCCTACGGGACGCCGTCGGGCGACGAGCGCACGCACCCCTGGGGCGACGCGAGGCCCGACACGACGCGCGGCCGCTTCGACTTCTCAGGCTGGGATCCCGTGCCCGTCGGGTCGTTCCCCGCCGGCGTCAGTGCCTGGGGCCTCCACGATCTCGTCGGCAACGGGTGGGAGTGGACGAGCACTGTGTTTGCGCCCTTCCCCGGCTTTCGGCCGTCGCCGTCGTACCCTGAGTACTCGGCCGACTTCTTCGACGGCCAACACTACGTGTTGAAAGGTGCCTCGCCGGTGACGGCACGGGAGCTGATTCGCCGCAGCTTCCGGAACTGGTTCCGCCCGCAGTACCCGTACGTCTACGCCACCTTCCGGTGCGTCCGGAGCCTCGACTGATGCCGGGCTCCTGGCGCCGCCACCCGGCCGGCTCGTCGTCTCACGAACATGCGCGTAGCCCCCTGGCGTCCGACGTCCGCGCAGGTATCGCACGGGCGCCACGACGACTTTCCTCGAGATACCTGTACGACGACCTCGGATCGGCCCTGTTCGAGACGATCTGTCATCTGCCCTGGTACCGGATCACCCGAGCCGAGTCGGCGCTGCTCGACCGCCACGCCGGCGAGATCGCGGCCCGTTCCGGTCCGGCACCCTTCGTCGTCGAGCTGGGACCGGGCAGCGGCGACAAGCTGCGGCGCCTGGGCAACGCCTTTGCCGCGTGCGGCCGCGCCGTCCACCTGCACCTGGTTGACATCTCGTCGGGCGCGCTCGCCTCGGCCCGACGCGCGCTGAGCGACCTCGACGGCGTTTCCATCACCGCCGATCACGCCACGTACGAGGCGGGCCTGGCACGCGTCGACCGGGTACGTCCGCCGGGCCTCTCGATGCTCACGCTGCTGCTCGGCTCGAACATCGGCAACTACGAGCGCGACGAGGCGGTCGCGTTGCTGCGCCGCATCCGGACGGCGGGCCGGCGAGGCGACTGGCTGCTGCTTGGAGCCGACCTCGTCAAACCGGAAGCCGACCTGCTGCTCGCCTACGACGACCCGCTCGGCGTCACGGCCGCGTTCAACAAGAACCTGCTGTTCAGGATGAACACCGAGCTCGGCGCCGACTTCGACCTCTCGAGCTTCGACCACGTGGCGCGCTGGAACGCGGAGCACGCCCGCGTGGAGATGCACCTCGTGAGCCGCTCGCTGCAGCGCGTGCAGATCCCGGGCGCTGGCCTCACGTTGCGCTTCGAGGCCGGTGAGACGATCTGGACTGAGAGCTCCTGCAAGTACACCCCGGCCAGCCTGGCCGCGCTGACGGCGGAGGCAGGGTTCGCCATGAACGCCCACTGGACGGACCACGAGGCAGGCTTTGCGCTGGCGCTCTTCCAGGCGAGCGACGACAGGCGGTGAGTGAGGGGACGCAGCTTGCGCCCGACACGTGCGAGGTCGGGTCGGCCTGACGGCCGGCAGCCGAGGGTGCCGTTCTGCGGCAAGTCGGCCGACGAGCGCTTGCCGGACGCGCCTGCCCGGGAGCACACTGGAAGGAGGCTGCGAAGGAGGGGGAATGACCGCGACCTCACGGACGCTGCTGCTCTGGGGTCCTCGCCTGCTCGGCATCGCCTTGTGCCTGTTCCTGAGCCTCTTCGCGCTCGACGCGTTCGAGCCCGGAAAGCCCGTCCTCGAGGCCCTGCCGGCCTTCTTCATTCATCTCAGTCCGGTGCTGCTCCTGCTCCTCGTCGTCGCCGTCTCGTGGCACTGGGAGTGGGTGGGCGCGCTGGTGTTCACGGCGCTCGCGATGGCCTACGCCGTCTGGGCGCGCGACCACCTGACGTGGGTCCTCGCCGTCGGCGGGCCGATGCTCGTCGTCGGGCTGCTGTTTGCGTGGAGCTGGCGCCGTCGGGCCGAGCTCCGCGGCCATCACGGCTGACCCGCGCGACCGGGATCCGGCCCGACGGCGGCTGGCGTGCCTCGTCGCGCCGTCAGCGCGCGCCGACGAGCGACCTCTCGGCCTCGTCGGCCGCCGCCTGGATGCGCGCGAGAGGCCCGGCGACCGCGATCACCAGATCGTCGGGGTGCAGGTACTTGCGCGCCGCCCGGTTCACGTCGTCACGCGTCAGCCGGCGCATGGCCTCGGCCTGCCGCGCGTCGCCTGCGTAGTAGTTCAAGTACTGCGGCGACTGGTAGGAGTACAGGCCGAAGAGGTGCTGCTCGGCGAGCCGCTCGGCCACCTTGTGCGACGTCTCGTACGACGCCGGAATGAGACCGTCGAGAAACGCCGTCCGGGCGGCTTCGAACTCCGCCTCGGTCACGCCCTCGTCGCGCATGGTCCGGATCTGCTCGAGCGCGAGCCGGACGCCGCGCGCCAGCGTCTCGGGCTGCCCGCTGAACCGCCACAGGTACGGCTGCACGCCGTGCCGCCCCGGACGGACGTCGCCGTAGAGCGCCGCCGTGATGCCGGTATCGGTGCGCAGGAGCTTCATCATCCGCGAGACGAAGCCGCCTCCGGCCAGGATGTAGTGCATGACCTCGAGCGCCGCGTGATCGTCTGGCGGCGCCCCGATGCCGAGGTGTCCCAGCATCACGTGACCCTGACGCGTGTCGATCTCCTCGGTGACCACGACGCGACCGCGCGGCGCCGCCGGCGTCGGGAGGGCCGGCGGCGGCGCGGGCGTGGCGTCGGCCGGCGCGTCGGCGAACGCCGCGGCCAGCACGCGTTCGACGTCCGCACGCGGCGTGGGACCTGAAACCGCGAGCACCATGTGGCGCGGGCGATATCGGGCTTCGAGCCATCGCCTCACGTCGTCGAGCCCGATGGCGCGGACCGACGCGGCCGTCGGCCGCCGCCCCATCGGATGGTCGCCGCCGTACAGGCGACGATCGAAAAGGGCCTGCAGGCGCACGCCCGCGTTGTCGCCCGCCCGTTCGGCCGCCAGGGCGGCCCGCTCGCGCTCGGCGTCGAATGCGCCGTCGAACCGGGGCGACGTGACGAGCTCGAGCACGAGTTGCAGCGTCTCGACCGCACCGGTCGCGGGCGCCACGGCGTCCACGCGCGTGCCCGCCCGGTCGGTCGACACGCGCATCGACGCGCCGAGTCCATCGAGCGCGGTCTGCAGCTGCTGCCGGGTGCGGTTCGCCGTGTCGGCCCGCTGCAGCAGCGAGGCCACGAGGCCGGCCAGGCCTTCCTTCCCCGCCGGGTCCGCCAGTGACGGGGCGTCGATCATCAGGGCGATCTGCGCCATCGGCAGGAGGGCGTCTTCGACCACGAACGCGGCGGGCCCCCTGGCCGCCTGCACCCGATGCGGGGCCGGATCGGGCGGCACGAACGGACTCGGCACGAAGGTCAGATCCTCGTACCGCCGGGTGGGCGCCGGGCTCGCAAAGCGGCTCGGCCGCTGTCCGGCCATCCACGGCGGGGCGTACCACGGCTGCTCGGCCACCGCGAGGCCCTCCGGGTCGCCAGGCTCCGGCGCCGTCGGCAACGTCGTCTGCCAGGCAGGATCGTCGGTGAGGGGCACCGGCTCGAGTCGAGACGCCGAAGGAGCGGGCCGTCGGTCGACTGGACGCAGGTGCCGCTCGCCCACGGGCCCGCCGTACGGCCATGCGCCCGGTCGTACGATGGGCACCTCGTCGGCCCGGATCGGTGCATCGTCGGCGACCGGGTCGCCCACGACGCCTCGGCCGGCCGTGCTCGCGGTCTCCTCCCGCCGCAGGATGCCAACCACGCGCTTGTCGCTTTCGAAGTACGTCTGCACGACGCGGGAGAGGTCGGCCCCCGTCACGCGCGCCCACAGCGTCGGGAGTTCGTTCAGGTGATCCCACCGATGGATCGCCTCCATGCTGCCGAGAGTGACAGCCGCGTTGCCGATCTCGTCGAGGCTGCGTGCGAGGGCGAGCTCCAGGCGACTCGCCGCGGCGCGGATCTCGGCGGGATCGACCGCGCCCCGGCCAATCACCGCGACGACCTCGTCCAACCCGCGTTCGAGCGCGGCGAGGTCGCCGTTCGAGCGCGCGTCGGCCCGCCACTCGAAGTGCGACGGGTACTTCGAGGTCCAGGCCGAGGCGCCCGTCGACGTGGCCAGGGCCCGCTCGTCGACCAGCACCCGCCTGAGCCGCCCCTGCGGACCATCGAGCAACTCGGCGAGCACCTCGAACACCGGCGCGTCGGGATGGCCGATCGCCGGCATCCTGGCGTGCATCACGACACTCGGCCCCGCGGCGGCCGTGACGACCGTCCGGCGCTCGCCCACCGGCGGCGGTTCCACCGTGCGCAGGCGAGGCGAGGGCCGGCCTCGCTGCCAGTCTCCGAAATACGCCTCCACCTGCTCGAAGACGGCCTCGGCCTTCACCTCGCCGACGACGACGACGATGGCGTTCTGAGGAATGAAGTACTTGTGGAAGATCTCCCAGTGGTCTTCTCGGGTGGCACGGGTGAGGTCGCTGAACCAGTGGGCCCAGCCGTACGGATGCGCATCGTAGGTCATCGATCGCAGGGCGCGGCTGAACTTGCCGTCGGGCCGGTTGTCGTATCGCCGAATCTGATCGACGACGACCTCGCGCTCCGCCTCGAACTGCCGGAACACGGGGTGCTCGAGACGTGCCCGCTCCGTCCACAGGAACAGTTCGAGCTTGCTGGCAGGCAGGTCGATGTCGAACTTCATCCAGTCGCGCCCGGTCGACGCCGTCGAGTTCGATCCACCTGCCGACTGCACCGCCCAGTCGTACCAGGTCGGATCCGACAGCGCGTCCTGCTCGGCGACAGCCGCCTCGAGCGCGCGCTGCAGCTCCGCGAGCCGTGGCGTGTCGCACTCGCGCTCGACCTCCGCGAACACCTCGCGCTGGCGGAAGCAGTCGCGGTGGCGGTTCTTCTCGTCCGTGATGTCGCGCTCGAGCCGCTCGATCCGCTCGGCGATGGCCCGTTCCTTCTCCCAGTCGCTGGTCCCGGCGACGTCGCTGCCCTTGAACAGGAAGTGCTCGAGCATGTGCGTGAGACCGGCCGTCCCGGGCCGCTCGGCGGCGATATCGACGCGGTAGAACATCCGGGCGCCGATGCGCCCGGCAGACGGGCGCTCCCAGACGATCACGGTCACGCCGTTGTCGAGGACCTTCCGCTGCGCTTCGACCCGAAGCGTCTGCGCTTCGACGACGTCAGCCGCCAGTGCGACCAGCCCGGCCACCAAGACGACTCGAACGAACGCCTGCATCACACCCTCCTCGACACCGCTCCGTCGACGTGCCGGGCGACTCCGCCTCGTGCGAGGCCGACGTCTCGCGCGGTGTCCCAGGGCACCCTATCGGCCCGCCCGAAGCCTCGTCAACAGTTTCCGGAAATCGGCCGGTACGGGGGCCTCGAAGCGGAGCGGCCGTCCATCGACCGGGTGCTCGAGGCCCAGGCGCCAGGCGTGCAGCGCCTGCCGGCCGAACGCCGGCGTGGCAGCGGCCTCCCCCTCATCGATGTACGAGCGCTCGCCGACGAGCGGGTGTCCGTGATGCCAGGCTTGTGCGCGGATCTGGTGTTGCTTGCCCGTCTCGAGCCGCACCTCGACGAGCGATGCCCCTTCGAACACCTCAGCGATCCGATAGTGGCAGATCGCCTCGACGGCACCGCGCGTGCGGACCGTCGCCGCTCGCTGGCGCAGCACGCGGTCGTCCCATTTCAGCCAGTCGCGCCAGATGCCGACCGCCGGGGCCGGATGGCCGCGCACCACGGCCAGATAGGTCCGTTCCGCGCGCCGGTCGAGGAACTGGGCTTTCAGGGCGCTCTGCGCCTCCGGCGTTCGGGCGAACACCACCAGGCCCGACGTGTCGCGATCGATGCGGTGCACGACGGCGGGCCGCCGCCGCCCGTGCGATCGCCAGTGCTCCGCCACCCGATCGGCCACCGATTCGGCTTCGGGGTCGGCCGGCAGCGGGACCGTCAGCAGGCCGGCGGGCTTGTCGACGACGATCAGGTGCCCGTCCTCGAACACGACGGCCAGGGCGCCGAATCGCCGGGCAGGTCGACGCGACGCGCTGCCCGGGCGATCGGCCCACCATTCGACCTGCTCGCCGCCCGCGAGACGCCGGCCGGCATCGGCCAGTGTGAGCTCGATTCCTTCCAGGAACACGCGTCCCCGCGCCAGCGCGTCAGCCGCCCGGGCCCGCGACCCGAGGCGAGTCGCATCGGCGAGCCAGCGGTCGAGGCGCGCGCCGGCGGCAGCCGCTTCGACGATCCACGACGGCCGGTTCGGACGCGTCGAGGTGGTCGTCATCGGCGACTGACGGCCGCCCGCCCGACGACCCGTCGCAGGACCGACAGCGTCACGCCGTCGGGAACGAGCCACGCCGCGGCCCTGAGCGTCCGGTTCACCCAGCCATTGACGTAGATCACCCGCCCGGCCATGGCCGCGTCGAGGCCCGATCGCGCGACGGTACGGGCATCGGCCCAGAACGGGCGCGGCAGCCGGCCGAGCGCCCGATGAGAGCCGGCGAGGTCGTGGAACTCGCTGCGCGTGAACCCGGGACAGACCGCCGTCACGTACACCCCGTGCTGGCGGACCTCGGTCGCCAGCGACTGCGAGAACCGCACGATGAACGCCTTCGACGCACCGTACAGCGTCGACCCCGGCAGGCCCGGCGTCAGGCCCATGAGCGACGACACGTTGACGATCCGGCCGTACCCGCGGTCGATCATGCCGGGCAGGCATCGATGCGTCATGTCGCAGACCGCGACGAGCAGCACCTGGAGCAGATCGCGCTGCCGCTCCCACGGAATGCGCCGGTAGGTGCCGCCGAGGGCGTACCCGGCGTTGTTGACGAGGACGTCGACGACCCGGCCGGCGCCGGCAATCCGCTCGACGATCTCCGCCGGGGCACGAGGGTCCGCGAGGTCGGCCGGGATGACCAGGGTCTGGACACCGTGGACCTCGCCGAGCGTCGCCGCGAGAGCCGAGAGACGGTCGCCACGCCGGGCCGTGAGCGCGACGTCGAAGCCGCGCTCGGCGAGCAGGGCCGCGAACGCCTCGCCGATGCCGGACGAGGCGCCGGTGACGAGCGCGAGGCGGCGCCCGCCTTCTGCTGGCGTGGCGTCCGGAGGCACGCTCACGCGTCGACCTTGGCCATCGCCTGTTCGAGGCGCGCGCACGCCGTCTCGATGACCTTGATCCGCGCAAACCACTTGTCGTTCGCCTCGACGAGCGTCCAGGGCGCGACGAGGGTACTCGTGCGTTCGACCATGTCGCTGACCGCCACCTCGTAGTCCGCCCAGTGCCGGCGGTTGCGCCAGTCCTCCGGCGTCAGCTTCCACTGCTTCCACGGCGACCGTTTGCGCTCGCGAAAGCGCCGGAGTTGCTCGTCCGAGGTGACGTGCAGCCAGTACTTGACGAGCACGGTGTCGTTCTCGACCAGTTCCTCCTCGAACTGGTTGATCTCGGCGTAGGCGCGTCGCCACTCGTGCTCTTGCGCGAACCCCTCCACGCGCTCCACGAGCACGCGGCCGTACCAGCTGCGGTCGAACATCGTCACGCGCCCCCGCCGGCTGAGGTGACGCCAGAAGCGCCAGAGATAGTGGTGCGCGCGCTCCTCGTCCGTGGGGGCCGCAATCGAGATCACCTGATACGTGCGGGCATCGAGCGCGGCGGCCACCCGCCTGATCGCGCCGCCCTTCCCGGCCGCATCCCACCCCTCGAACACCATCACCATCGAGATGCCCCGTTCGGCGGCGCGCCGCTGGAGCAGGTTCAGGTGTCCCTGCGCCTCCTCCAGACGGCGGCCGACCTTCTTCGGCGGGAGCTTCTGCGTCATGTCGAGCTTCGACAGAATCGACGCCGGACCGGAGACCTTCACACGATGCCCCGGGGCGCCGACGGCAGCCGTGCTGACGGCCACGCCGCGCGGCCTCCGTTCCGGTGGAGCCGCCCGCTGACCGAGGTGTCCCTCGATGGCCCCGAGCAGCGCCGTCCCCACCGTCAAGCTGCGATACCTGAGGTCGCGGCCCTCGACGATGGTCCAGGGTGCGTACGCACGGCTGGTGATCCTGATGGCCTCTTCGGCGGCCTCGATGAAGCGATCGTACCGTTTCCAGTTCGCCCACTCGCGACGCGTCACCCGCCACCGTGTGAGGGGGTTCTCTTCGAGCGTCGTCAGGCGGCGTCGCTGGTGCTTCTTGTCGAGATGCATCCAGAACTTGAGGATGAGGGCCCCGTCGTCGGCCAGCATCCGCTCGAACCGGCGGATCCGGTTGAGACGCGCCTGGAAGGCCGCCGCGCCAATGCGTCGATAGACGCGACTGAGGACGGGCGTGGAGTACCAGCTGCTCTGGAACAGCCCGAGGCGGCCTCGCGCCGGAAGCGCGCGCCAGTAGCGCCAGAACTCCGGGCGCTCGCTCTCCTCGTCGGAGGGCGGTCCGAACGCCCGCGTCACGATCCACCGCGGGTCCATCCACTCGTTGAGCAGGTTGACGGTCTCGCCCTTGCCCGCGCCGTCGACGCCGGCGAAGACGACGATGACGGGAAAGCTCGCGTCGAACAGCCGCCGCTGCACGTCGAGCAGGGCCGCGCGCAGCACGGGCACCTGCGCGCGGTACTCGTCCTTCGAGATGGTGCGTCCCAGTTCGGCCGTCTCGAACACGTCTCGTGCCTCCGGTGCGGGCCTCGCAGGTCCGCGAAGGTCGGGGCGATTATAGCGTCCAACCCACCGGCTGCACCCGCCGCACGGCTCTCAGAACGTGTACCCGACGCCGAACTTGAACCCCGGACTGTCGATGGCGCCGACCTTGACCTCGAAGAAGACCCCCTCGCGGCTCGCCAGGCCGACCAGGAAGTTCAAACCGCCCCGGACCTCCGTGTCGTCGCGGCCGCGCGGAGCCCGCCCCTGATCGTAGCTGTAGATGTTCATCGCCGGCCCTCCTCCCAGGTACGCGCTCCACGGGCTGCGGGGAAGGGGGAAGCGCCAGGCGAACTCGATGTTCGCGGCGACGAGCGTGCGGTCGTTGCCCACACCCACTTCCAGGTTCGGCTGGAATCGCAACTGGTCGACGAGCGGCGCGCTCCAGTAGTGCCCGCCCAAGTAGAACTGCGACGGGTCGGCGCTGACGCCGGCGCGAAGGCCGGGCCCCTGCTGCGCCGCCGCAGGAACGGCCACGAGGACCAGGGTCAAGGCGAGGCCGGCCAACACGCCGGGTCGCGCGATCGGGGGCAAGGCCGGGCGGACGTGAGGTAGTCTCATGGCGTGATCTCCTATCGAAAGCCGCAGGGGCGGTCCCGAGCTCTGTGGATCGCAGGGCAAAGATGGTGCCGGGCAGCCGGCGGCACCTCGGCCGGAGAACACGGACGATCGAGCCGGATCGCGTGTCGGCAGAAGGAACACGCCGGGTAGAAATGCCACGGCGATGACCAGCGCGCCCCGGGTCTCGGTGCTGCTCCCCGCGTTCAACGCCGCGGCGACGCTCGGCGCCTGTCTCCGCAGTCTGACCCGCCAGCGCGAGACCCGTTGGGAATGCGTGCTCGTCGACGACGGGTCGACCGACGCGACGCCACACATCGTGGCCGCCGCCGCGGCGGCCGATGCGCGCGTGCAGGTCGTCAGGCGGCCCCATCGGGGGCTCGTGGCCGCCCTCTCCGCGGGACTCCCCCTCTGCCGCGCGCCATACGTGGCACGCATGGATGCAGACGACATCATGCACCGCGATCGTCTGGGCGCGCAGGTCGAACTGCTCGATCGTCACCCGCACCTTGCCGCCGTCGGCTGCCACGTCCGACTGTGGCCGCGGACCGGCCTCACCGACGGACGGCGCGCGTACGAACGCTGGCTGCTCTCGATCCGCGATGCCGGCGCCG is from Acidobacteriota bacterium and encodes:
- a CDS encoding SUMF1/EgtB/PvdO family nonheme iron enzyme, with protein sequence MPPSPTAVLDRSAALEWYRKNRARSAEIFDVIDEGAYYSRPIALRNPIVFYEGHLPGFSVNTLIKKGLGRAGVDARLEDIFARGIDPDDEQSAAPRGNVTTWPARVEVRRFADACDALVERALCEDAVEREGAPVLDRAEGVFTLLEHEALHHETLLYMWHRLDLRDKLRPAGDEPVTGVDAPTPSQVLVPAGTATLGARRGAMPFGWDNEFEEHRVEVAAFEIDVYDVTNAAFLEFVEGGGYGDPRWWNDADLSWLERERVRHPMFWERHDGTWYWRGQFTLVPLPLAWPVYVTYAEAAAFARWRGRRLPSEAEFHRAAYGTPSGDERTHPWGDARPDTTRGRFDFSGWDPVPVGSFPAGVSAWGLHDLVGNGWEWTSTVFAPFPGFRPSPSYPEYSADFFDGQHYVLKGASPVTARELIRRSFRNWFRPQYPYVYATFRCVRSLD
- the egtD gene encoding L-histidine N(alpha)-methyltransferase — protein: MPGSWRRHPAGSSSHEHARSPLASDVRAGIARAPRRLSSRYLYDDLGSALFETICHLPWYRITRAESALLDRHAGEIAARSGPAPFVVELGPGSGDKLRRLGNAFAACGRAVHLHLVDISSGALASARRALSDLDGVSITADHATYEAGLARVDRVRPPGLSMLTLLLGSNIGNYERDEAVALLRRIRTAGRRGDWLLLGADLVKPEADLLLAYDDPLGVTAAFNKNLLFRMNTELGADFDLSSFDHVARWNAEHARVEMHLVSRSLQRVQIPGAGLTLRFEAGETIWTESSCKYTPASLAALTAEAGFAMNAHWTDHEAGFALALFQASDDRR
- a CDS encoding insulinase family protein — its product is MQAFVRVVLVAGLVALAADVVEAQTLRVEAQRKVLDNGVTVIVWERPSAGRIGARMFYRVDIAAERPGTAGLTHMLEHFLFKGSDVAGTSDWEKERAIAERIERLERDITDEKNRHRDCFRQREVFAEVERECDTPRLAELQRALEAAVAEQDALSDPTWYDWAVQSAGGSNSTASTGRDWMKFDIDLPASKLELFLWTERARLEHPVFRQFEAEREVVVDQIRRYDNRPDGKFSRALRSMTYDAHPYGWAHWFSDLTRATREDHWEIFHKYFIPQNAIVVVVGEVKAEAVFEQVEAYFGDWQRGRPSPRLRTVEPPPVGERRTVVTAAAGPSVVMHARMPAIGHPDAPVFEVLAELLDGPQGRLRRVLVDERALATSTGASAWTSKYPSHFEWRADARSNGDLAALERGLDEVVAVIGRGAVDPAEIRAAASRLELALARSLDEIGNAAVTLGSMEAIHRWDHLNELPTLWARVTGADLSRVVQTYFESDKRVVGILRREETASTAGRGVVGDPVADDAPIRADEVPIVRPGAWPYGGPVGERHLRPVDRRPAPSASRLEPVPLTDDPAWQTTLPTAPEPGDPEGLAVAEQPWYAPPWMAGQRPSRFASPAPTRRYEDLTFVPSPFVPPDPAPHRVQAARGPAAFVVEDALLPMAQIALMIDAPSLADPAGKEGLAGLVASLLQRADTANRTRQQLQTALDGLGASMRVSTDRAGTRVDAVAPATGAVETLQLVLELVTSPRFDGAFDAERERAALAAERAGDNAGVRLQALFDRRLYGGDHPMGRRPTAASVRAIGLDDVRRWLEARYRPRHMVLAVSGPTPRADVERVLAAAFADAPADATPAPPPALPTPAAPRGRVVVTEEIDTRQGHVMLGHLGIGAPPDDHAALEVMHYILAGGGFVSRMMKLLRTDTGITAALYGDVRPGRHGVQPYLWRFSGQPETLARGVRLALEQIRTMRDEGVTEAEFEAARTAFLDGLIPASYETSHKVAERLAEQHLFGLYSYQSPQYLNYYAGDARQAEAMRRLTRDDVNRAARKYLHPDDLVIAVAGPLARIQAAADEAERSLVGAR
- a CDS encoding RluA family pseudouridine synthase, producing the protein MTTTSTRPNRPSWIVEAAAAGARLDRWLADATRLGSRARAADALARGRVFLEGIELTLADAGRRLAGGEQVEWWADRPGSASRRPARRFGALAVVFEDGHLIVVDKPAGLLTVPLPADPEAESVADRVAEHWRSHGRRRPAVVHRIDRDTSGLVVFARTPEAQSALKAQFLDRRAERTYLAVVRGHPAPAVGIWRDWLKWDDRVLRQRAATVRTRGAVEAICHYRIAEVFEGASLVEVRLETGKQHQIRAQAWHHGHPLVGERSYIDEGEAAATPAFGRQALHAWRLGLEHPVDGRPLRFEAPVPADFRKLLTRLRAGR
- a CDS encoding SDR family oxidoreductase, giving the protein MPPDATPAEGGRRLALVTGASSGIGEAFAALLAERGFDVALTARRGDRLSALAATLGEVHGVQTLVIPADLADPRAPAEIVERIAGAGRVVDVLVNNAGYALGGTYRRIPWERQRDLLQVLLVAVCDMTHRCLPGMIDRGYGRIVNVSSLMGLTPGLPGSTLYGASKAFIVRFSQSLATEVRQHGVYVTAVCPGFTRSEFHDLAGSHRALGRLPRPFWADARTVARSGLDAAMAGRVIYVNGWVNRTLRAAAWLVPDGVTLSVLRRVVGRAAVSRR
- the pap gene encoding polyphosphate:AMP phosphotransferase translates to MFETAELGRTISKDEYRAQVPVLRAALLDVQRRLFDASFPVIVVFAGVDGAGKGETVNLLNEWMDPRWIVTRAFGPPSDEESERPEFWRYWRALPARGRLGLFQSSWYSTPVLSRVYRRIGAAAFQARLNRIRRFERMLADDGALILKFWMHLDKKHQRRRLTTLEENPLTRWRVTRREWANWKRYDRFIEAAEEAIRITSRAYAPWTIVEGRDLRYRSLTVGTALLGAIEGHLGQRAAPPERRPRGVAVSTAAVGAPGHRVKVSGPASILSKLDMTQKLPPKKVGRRLEEAQGHLNLLQRRAAERGISMVMVFEGWDAAGKGGAIRRVAAALDARTYQVISIAAPTDEERAHHYLWRFWRHLSRRGRVTMFDRSWYGRVLVERVEGFAQEHEWRRAYAEINQFEEELVENDTVLVKYWLHVTSDEQLRRFRERKRSPWKQWKLTPEDWRNRRHWADYEVAVSDMVERTSTLVAPWTLVEANDKWFARIKVIETACARLEQAMAKVDA